The region tacTATTGGTAGTCTTCATTATTGACCTGCTTCTCCACATTGACACTGTTATGGAAATTATTCCTATATGAGGATCTTTTCTAAAATGATTGATGCAGGAAGGTCTTGCTGCAGTTTTTGGAAATGGGTTATCAACGGCATGCATTGTTAATATGGGTGCTCAGGTGACATCTGTTGTTTGCATTGAGGTAACTACCATTGTATTCTTAAAATTAGCTTTATAAGCATTCAGGCTGTGGTATCAAAATATGCTGATTCGTCCATTGGTCCACTGGTCAATTACACCACTGCCTATGTTAGAAGGGGGGGCTGCATGTTTGAACTCTCATTGGGGTGGGGCTCAATGAGGGCACAATGAAGGGTATGCTTTCTCAATGATCAAAGGAGTTTGGGTGAAGAAAGTTATCCTGTGTAAATGTAACAAAAAATGTTAGTCCTCTAGAAGCAAAGAATTctgatattttcttttgttcctGTTCTTACCACTATAAGGAATTTTTGGACTCTATTGCCACTACTCTATCAGAGCCATCATGCTACCCAACTATCATGAGGTGTTGCTACACTATATAACATCTCTGTCACCTTTCTCACCTTCATTCAGTGCATGAACATTGGCTCCCTGGCTGACTATTACTGATTCGCCACCTTCAGTCCTTTACTGTTTTTTGAATCACCAATTATTCCATCTTTTTTAAACACTGCAGATTCCACCTTGACCACTTCAGTATCATTGTTGCTTCTGCAAGCGATGTCATTGCACCTCTATGTTGCTCTCATTCTCATCCCACTGGATGTACCTTCATTTTTTGGTGTCTAGTGGCAAGGAAGCAAATAACTGTTTATCACGTGGCTGTGGCCCTCCTCCCCTACACCGAGattctttgtcttttttgttCCTAATAGTATTGTTTGGTCAATGCTTAGGATGTGGATATCAAGGCCATGACTTGTAATTATTAATCACTTTCAACTTTGGTTTTCAGGATGGAGTGGCTTTACCTAATACGGAAAAGACTTTGCCTTTCGGTGGAGAGGTGTGGATTTGGTTTCATCCTTCAACTCACTACTGATCCCTGAGCTTGTTATAAGCTTCAGTTACTAAAGGAATTTCTCTTACATGAGTTTGTATGATGTAGATGCACACTTAATGCTCCTTAAGCTGTCCTGACAAGTCTAGCTTTTGGCTtcatatattataaaatgtGCATGTGTTGTTGTTGGTTGAACTTTTTTGTAAAGTGTTTTACAGAAGATACAATTGACCTTCTGATTGAAAAATCTTGTGATGAAATAACTTGTGGGATAAGCTGCTTGACCAGATTTTAAGTTACCCATCCCAGGGTTGAAAGCTGCACCAGGATGTGTTTGGGGATTGATGTCTAAAAACCATGGTTACGAAACATCCCCTTGGGATTCCAATTATGCAGCTAGATCTACATTTTAAGTTACCAATGTCTGGATGGGATTCCAAACATGCTTTTTCGCAGACCTTTTATTTTTGGCAACTCTACCAAAATCCCAAAAACATAATCTAGCAGGGGAGGGGGGGGTTTAGATTATGAGGTTGCCAACTTAATGATGCATACTGTTTTGCACAATTGCTGCATCCTCAATCATTGACATTACTTTTTACATCAACTAATCTGATGATCTTAGGTTTGCTTAAGCTCTCTCTCCATTCTCCTCACCATTGTTCCTGCCAATAAGGGGATGGTTACTTGCTTCAGAGTCTTACCTAAAAAAGATGTCATCATGCCATGGTGATATAAACATTAACTctaggaaaaaacaaagaggcaAGGATGAGGATATCCTTAATGGATCACAAGTAGGTTATTCGGTACTTATCCTCTCTCACCTTCATTGTTGACTGCCAATTTAAAAAGCAGTGGTGCATGCTTAGATTGTGTTGGCCATGCTTCATGTCTTATGCTTCTTGACTCTCAGTATTTATAGTTTCATGGTTTTGGAGAAGTTTCATATAACAAATGGATGCTTGAATGGTTATCCTTTGAACTGATGGTGTTTTAAGTCTTTTGCTATGTAGCTTGTGCAAATACTATATTTAGAATATATCTGCTTCATATTCTAGTCAAAGCTATTTTCATTGTGAACCAACTTTTCTTCAGGATATATCCAGATGCCTTCTCTGGACCCAGAGGCATCATCAGACATGGCCCCAAGTTCGGACTGACATGTTGACAAAGCCTATAGATTTGTTGATGCTTAATAGACTGAAAGAGTCCTATTGTGGAATCAAGGtcactttctttttctataatttttcagtttattgCCATGCATTGGCTACACTGCCAATTTCTTCCATTCTTTTAGCACACAAGTGTGCTTCTTGTTGTTGATTGATTTCATTCATGAACGAACCTTGTTTTATATGGCCTTTGTTATGCTGATGAATATCTAGGAATTTTTTTACACCTACTTCAATTGCAGAATAGGAAAATCAAAATCCTGGTAATTATCTGTTATCTAGTTCCAAGAAACCTGTAACCATCTGGATTCTGGATCTTCAAAGTTGATATTGCAGTTTTAGGTCTAATGCCTTGTTTTGTTGATCATATGTAGATGCCATGAACTTTAAGATTTCAGACATGAATGATGATGACATACCTCCGTATTATGCCTTTCCTGTCTGGGTCATTTATAAAGCTCGTGGTCCTATTGAACATGTTTGGTTCTCCTTCCATTATATGCTGTTGACAATCTCatgatgttatattttttgatggACAGAAGTTCAACTGTGAAATACTTTTTTTCTGGTTGTCCCTTTCTCTGCTAAAGTAGTTTATGATACTCCTTTTAAGAGTATCTTCAACTATGTGTTTCTATGAATATCTTGTGTgcaattttagttgttatttagTTTCCTTGAGTAATTTGCTAGTACTTTCTATTCTATTCAGTATGCATTAACCGCTGAACACAGTCTTGGGAGTGGGAGTGCTGATCTTGATACATGGTCCTAAGCTTAGTTTAGTTTTAACTGAATCAGCCACTCCAGTACCCCTTGAACAAGGCATTGCCACTGTAAGACTTCCATTTGTATCATTTTGTTTCCTCTGTGATTTACTTCTCTGTGTACAGGAGGGGGAGCTTGATTCTGTTGCTGTTGTTCATTCTTACGAGGATGGCATGCCTGCTGGATCTCACAAAACTCGACTAGCTGCTCTTAATGTTTGTCTTGTATTGCCAAAATTTTCTGATATTCATCCTCTTCCTCAGGATATTTAGCTGAATAGTGTTATAACCTTGATGATACTCATGAAACAGGTGCCTCCCATGGGTCTGTTCTACCCCATGCTTTTGGTTCCAGATATATATCCACCACCACCTCGTTCTTGGTAGGATATATTTcaagttttcttgttttgcacTAGCTTTCCTACCTCGCGATTATTTAAACAATTTGCTGAAATTACTGTCTGGCCATAATGCTGAGCATCATCAGGTTCCATGACTATGAGAATATGCTAGAAGACACATTGCATATGGAATATTCTAGAAGGCCTGACATGTCAGATGGTTTATTTCCTGGCATTAGTGTTGGATATCCAATGTGGGAGAGCTAtccaattttttcttctaagccaaagaaagaagagaaggttGGCCTTGCTGAAGCTATCACTAGTAGCATTCTTTCCACTGGTAAGATTCATTTGCGATTATTTTAATTGACTTAATTGAATTgtaatttgatattaacataacTTGGTACTGTATGGACAGGTCGTATAGACCTCCAGAGAAAGTTGTTTTCAAGCATACAATTGGTGAGTTTTGGCAGTGAGAATTACTATGCGACTGCACTCTTTATTTCTTGTAGCCTGGATGGTTGACATAGTTTTCTCCACTGTTTTCCTCTAGATTGGTGGAGTGGCTTTGACAGCTGGTGTTATTCCTGCTGTGGAGGAAAGGTTGTTTCCATGTTTGATTTTAATAGTAAAGCACATAATTTTGTGGTATTATCCATGTTTGTTGCAATGAGCATGTTTTAGATGCATTTAAGTATTTGCAGTAGATTAAGTTTAGCAATTGGCAAACCAGTAGAACAGCCACTCAGGCAAAGTTAAGGCACTTgtcagaaaaaaaagaagatagtaACAACActttaatttaacttcattcCTCTTTTTAAGGGGGTGGATATTTAATCATCCCTTTTATATCTATCAACATCCTTCTCAAGTGAGGAAAACTTTCAGCATTTCAGATCAGAGAATATACTAGCTCAACCAGAAGATGGATGAAGCTCTTGCTTCATTATTCAAGAGAATTGCCTAACTCCAACCGTTTCAATCCTTGTCTTTTATGGTTCTTCTGACCATGTTAACCCAACTTAACTAAGCCTTGAATTTCAAACTAATTGGTTTAAGCTGCATGGGTCTGTCTTCTCCATTCAGTTATGGAAATTCAGTAGaccacaaacaaaaataaaaatatgtactGAGTCAAGTCTTGAAGCTTTAGACTGCCCCTGTTTCAAAAAAGATTCGATATCAAGTCAATAAAACTCTGCTTAAATTACAACATTGACTGAGTTTCTATAAAAGATGGTAACTTCTTGTTAACGTTATCTGCTGAATTcatgttctttgtttttgcaGAGTTTTACATGCAATTCCCTCAAATGAAGCAATTGATACTGTCGAGGTTACcttatatattttcttcatgCTTATGATTTAGCCTATTCTTTGTCTTTGATTTCCTTATGCATATCTATATGATTATACACagcaaggaaataaaatatccTGGCCTTTACTAGATGCAGAATTCATcatataataatagaaaatcATTTATTTCATCTGGTGGctaattatatagaaaatagtTGTGGAAATTCAATTTGTACTATTATTGAGGGATTGGCAGAGTTTACATTTTCACAAGCACCCCTTGAATTTTTTCTGCTATTTATCAGGGTGAAAATCACTAGATGCCCTCTACTTAAGTTTTTTTGGTCATATAGACCCCTCTACCCAATTTAGATTTACAACAATCCTTCTACTAACAATTCTGGTAAGTTTTAACCACTCTATTCACTCCTGGTGTAATTGTCTGTTGTGTTGACCAATGGGCACGGTTGACTTAGATCAAAACTGTAAGCAACAGCACTTTTATGGCTGTGTAATTGTCCGCAAAAtgtaggttttttatttattgtaatacGCAAGCCTTAACTGAAGGTAGATTAAAAGGTGTCAGAATCTTTGGACTAAAACGAAAACTTTGGGGGTGCCATGCCTCCTCTGGGTATAACATCATTCCTCCCCTGGTTAGCATGATGGTAGTAGCTATGTCTGGTTCTACTTGTCAAATTGTTGTTTCAGATCTTTGATATTGCCCAACTCTCATGGTTGTTAAACAGGTTCTACAGTCAAGAACAAATCCAACTTTTGTGCCTTGGAAAGGCGGAGCAGTAAGTCAACTTCTCACTAACTTGTATTTCTTGTTTCTCCTATTTGCTTGTGGTTGTTTTTCTGTTTGGTCAAGTTTGAATGCACCAATTTTAGTTCCTCATGTCATTTGTACAAAATTGTTATTCCAAGATCCTTGGAGTTCTTGATTTTGGTCGTGATGCATGGATTTACCGGGAGGATTGGATTCACAATGGGATCCATTTTCGAAGTGGCAGAAAATACAAGGACTCTTACTATCTTCAAGCACAAGCAACATGTTACATAAACTCTTAGAAGGTGACAGGAAGTACGCTCTGATTTATAATTAGGACTACTGTAAAACAAATTCTAATATGGTGAAAGCATTTAAATTTTCAGAGCTCCGACTGTTGAGTTCATTTGGGGGGAAGCGAAATGATAATTGGGAaggccttttccttttcctttgttttttaatttctttcctttttgcaTGTCATCTAGTGAATTCGGATAGCATTTACATTTTATTTCTATGTTAGAGACTGAGTTTGGGTGGTTTGACACCTCTATCTCCTGTCCTTAGCATGTGCTTGGTGCGAAGCATGAAATTTGTCAAGCTCACCGATTTTAGTTTCTAAAACACCATTTGCAGAGTGAAactgcatttcttttttatattattttctctatTAGTTTACTTAACTGCATAGCAGTTTTAGACTGGGATTATGGAGGCTTCATGGCAAATGAATGTGTATTTGGTGAGCTAGGAATATCTCCTTTTCCAGTCCATGATCCTGTTGAGGTTCTAACATTGTTTTCTGGCCTGTGATATTGGGCCGGTGGGCTAGAATTCATTGATAAGGGTTTTTTAAAGGATGGAGGTAATAATGGGAGGTGAGGTAGTGTTGTGTATTAGCAATATTAAGCAGGAAACAAGTTCTACGGTGGGAGGTATGGGAGAAAGAGTAGGCGATTTTAATCGAGAACGTATGTTTCTTTGtcagaataaaaagaaaaaagaaaagaaagtactGTATAGGATCTATATAATTTCTTCCTATGCAACGAGTAATCTTTGAATCACGTAGTCAGTATAGGATCTTTCAGCCTGAAGCACAATACTGGTAAAATTTAACTTCAATGGTAAACGTACATGTCCCTAAACTAGAACATGCCTGCCACGTCAATTAACCTACAAGGTACAGTCATTAGAAGTGGCAATGGCAGGAAATAACACGATCCCAATAATTAATTAGAGAGGAAAACACAATCTCAAAGTTGATCCTTATCAACTTTAACTAGATTACATGCTTGTGATAGTGTGAGTTGgatggatgaaaaaaaattgaagataacaaaaatattagaaaattacttgatattgttattaaatttaatttagtgaattaatcttgaaatttttatatttaattttttatccaaccctcgtttaaaataaattatatgggaATCTTCTTAGCGTAATCTAGTAAATTTAACTGATTGAAAAGCAACTTGGTCTATcggtaaaaataattaaggtgaaattgatagaataaaaaacttttagatCCAGTTCCTTGTTTAATTCaggtttaaatttaaatcatattgGAATTAGCTAAGTATAACTCAATTCACTTGACATGTCCAAAAACAACataataactattaaaaattcatggaataaaaaaaaaatggatgaatcaagaaaaaaaaaagaataaaaaggagTAGTTGctttatattttacatgaacAATAATGTAGTTGCATTTTCACCTTGTTGTTTTAGTATAGAGTTATAGTAAGGAGAAGAACAAGATTTGTTCGCATCCTTTTAGTGagacaatattaattttttaaaaatattaagaatatagagaatgttttaattgttttaggtCTGATAATCATGTCAAAACTAGGCAAATTGAGTCTGGTAGCCATACTAGGCTCAAGCATCTTGGATAGTTTTGTTTAGGTGTGTTTAGGCTCTAGTCCAGACCtatttaatttccttttataaattttatatatagattagGTGTAGTACTTATCAGAATATTagcatataataattaaaatgttgagacttataatttttttatatataaaaaaaatatttaaattattcttaaagtatcataaacaaaaattcaaattcaaaaattatttataaacaacaaatcatgacaaaaatctaatctaatgttttagatctaaaaattcaaatcatatctttctattgaaatgatttattttttatgtttatgaatttgttgTTCCTTCAttagaaattctattttttctcttttattctctctttttttttctctgtttttatgaatttttatttttatatattttgtaatcaaacttcatgcaaaaaaagtttatttaatgGGTGATCATTTGTGATTTTTCACCGAcgacaatattattttatatttttttaacaatactaGACTAtatgtgttttgttttattatacaatttttttattttttaaaaactttttataatGTTTGTCTAAACCTTTCATGTGGATTTATGTTGTAAAGGAGGTTTCTTTAAAGATATtagtgatttatatttaaatttaatgttagACCTAATTTATTTAGGTTTGACAACCATGCTAAATACACGTTGCTTTGATGCAACACTCAAGTAATTTGGGTCTGATATATTTGTCAGATCCATGTAAACATAGGTCCTGCATggcttttcaaatttaaaaataataaaataatattaaaatatgaaattgcccccatgattatagaaaattacacaaaaacaatgtgagaacaAAAATACCCTCATAtgcaaaacttattttttaattttttcgaaAGCTGAAGAtgtattttaactatttaaaaatatatgaaagttgaaaaaactCTGAGGCAATAGAtcttaaatttgttaatttcaagggtagaataatatttttattgtgtaaataaacattaaaatactATCATATTCCCGCTCAAACGTTTAATGACAAATGAGTCGGtaaaaaatactgaaataacccaaaaaaaaagactttaattttttcaactaaATGAGCAAAATGATAATTGAACTTTTTGTGAAAAGAAAACACTAGTCCATTCCAAGTCCATgcttaaacaacaaaaaataattttaaaaatgttaattataacttattttcttgttcaataaaACCACTTAATTAatccttgaaattttaaaatataaatataaatttacttttactctattattttaaaatatttttaaattttattttcgagCCAAACACATGCAATTACACCCGTTTCAGAACCAGacgcctttttttaaaaaaaatgcaatgctAGACGCAAAGAGCTTGAAGGTTCTGTTCGAAATGCAACGCAGCTAATTCAGCAATAAAAAGCACTTAAAGCAGTTAAATAGCTCTATCTGAAACCAGTCAGCAAATCCTGAGAAAGAgaggaaaacaaataataattggtTATCAAATCCTGATTCACGATAGCAAGGCCTTTTTTTATAATCGTGTCACAGgaatttcaaaatgtttttctgaaataatatttcttatttttaatattaacatgtaattataataatataaaaataaaaatcttaaatctttttaaacacacttttaaaatacaaaaacaaacaaaacctccATACttataatttcatatattattattaaaaataaaatttttaaaaatacatattattccAGAAAATACTAAATCACACTCCCAGCAAATACTAAAATGGGTACACGAATCATTGTCTATCTTATTTAAgacacaataataataaagtctTTTCCTTATCCTTAGAGTTTTGCAATTACTTTTGCATCACCCAATCCAAGCACGACACATAGCTCAGGATACAGACTCTTCCTTATTTTCTTGTACACCTCGCCATTCCACTTCCTCGATGCCAGCTGAATTCCATGGCGCATTGTAGCCTCATTCAACCTCTCCTCGTTATCGTGGACCCCCTCCACGATCCCCATCCTCACCGCCTCGTCTCCCCTAACCTTGGCTCCTCTCAACAGCACATCGCGTCGAGCCGAAGGCGATCCGATCTTAGCCCTAAAAAGGGCAGTTAAATAATCAGGTAACGTTAGCCCTATGTCAACCTCGCTCATGTACAGCACACCTCTATCCCTCTTCATGTAGACGTAGTCATGGCTCAGAGCCAGAACCATCCCCGCGGCGGCTGCGTGGCCGTTGACGGCGGCGATGGTTGGCATAGGGAGAGAAATCAGCTCAGCTACCACCGGCTTGAACAGTTTCACCATGTGGGTGAGGCGCTCGATGGCTTTGGGCTTGGAACCGGCGGCATGGGCCCAGGCTAGATCTAAGCCGTTGGAGAAGAACTTCCCTCGTGATGTGGTGATGAGAACCGATCCACTAGTGGCTTGTGCTTTGGCTTCGTGAAGAGCGGAGAGGATGGAGCCAATAAGAGCGGGGTTTAAACGGTGCTCATTGTCGCCGGTTAATGTTAAAACGAAGATGTTGTTGGCCGTCTTCTCTAATGTGCACATGGTGAGTGGTTAGTGATGGCTTTGGGCTCTGGTGTGTGCTGTACAGAGAAAGGGACAGGTGCTGAACATGGTTGAAGAGATTTAAGATTAGATTTTGCCTGTTATTGTAATTGAGTTACTTGCAAATTGATCCCTATAACTTAACACAATTGCCACTCTAGTCACTTATTTACTTATAATCGAAGATCTTACCCTTATGCGTCCTTTTATTCCGTAGGCAAACTTTGACAAGCTTCATAATAGGAGGACCAAGTTCTTTGGCAGAATTTTTAATGAAACGAAAATtccttaaacataaaaaattattattattatttttactgctattattttattatttgacttgtatcaattaaaattatttgaaaatattgtaTATAGATCCTGTTTTacttatagttttgaaatcggAGTTGGAACCGGgctgagttgaaaaaaaaataagggaagaaAAAACCCGGTTGACCCGGCAAGGCCAGGTCAAAAATCTGGTTGTAACTCgttgatgtttgttttttttaccaaaacggtgtcattttaattttttaaaaaattgacccgGACGACCCGATCAAAATCTGGAACCTGGGTCTGAAAACTATAGTTTTACTAGACAAAGAGcctgtttggaagtgtggttgtttttcatttaaaaatatatcaaaataatatatttttattttttaaaaattattttaaatatagtgtatgaaaatgatatgaaaaactaaaaaaatattaatttaaaataaataaataaaatttaaatttttttaaaatgcttttaaaaaccataaacaaaCAGGTCGAACATAAGATCTAGGAGGAGTAAACTCATGGATACgtaagaaaattacaaaaaagatGGCCATTGTTACCATCATTTACGCAAAATTAGTTGGGGCAATGCAACATGTTGACGTTACTAATTAAGGTAAATCCCAGAGAAAGGCCTTCACTGGATATTCTTTTTATACCTACCTTCCCGCGACTATACAGTAAtacaataagaaattaaaaattaaaaattaaaaaaactcttacaCGGGGTTAAAGTATTTGGCGCCGAATTTATTGttatagtaaattaaaaataataatttttcatcttCTCTAGCAGAAGAAAAGAATTTCAAGAGGATCAGATCAGTTATCGGGTCGGGGTTACCCGAATCGGACATTCTCCAAGCCCTCTCCCATTGTGGAAACAACCTTGATTATCGTCAACTTCATTCTTGATGATCATGTCACAGTCAAAcgcatcatcaccatcaccagtTCCCTGATTTCAACTCAGGTCATCAAGCAACGAGGTTAGTGGCAACCGGAAGAACCCAGGTTACCGTGTAAAAGAAGAAGCCGAAACGGGGATTGAGAACGAGGCCTGTGTACAAGAAGAAATGGGTCTCGATAGTGAAAACCAATTATTTCCCAAAACAGATGAGCCAAGCATCACAATGAAGGAGGAGACCAAAGAACGGAGATCGTTGTGAAAGAGGGGCTATTAATCATgtacaaggaagaaaaaaagaaatcagagAGTAATCAACAGGGGAGGTCATAATGATGAGCCTGGAAGAAAGGATGTCAATGTGAAGACGAAGGTTGTTGAAGAGAGAAAGGTCAATCGTGTTTCAGTGGAAGATGGAGATTTCCTTAAGAGAATGAATGGTATTTAGTAGGGGGCACTATGGTTAATGCGATTTCTGCTATTAAGGGAAGGAAGTTGGTGGACAAGcaaattgtttattttgtttcccTAATCAAGACATGAAACCTGCTCGCTTCTCAACAAAACGATCTGGAGAGGTTAAGCATTCTACAATTTAGattttacttgttttcattggtggggttttttttttttttaagaatttagtCTTTAATTGTGATTTCAAATTCTTAGATTGGTCTGCTACTTATGTAATGGGGAATTGTGTCATCCCGCTTGTGAATTCAGCCAAGATGAAAGTTCCAGGACGTTGTGTAGCTGCACCAGAAAACCTTTCTAGGTTTATTCTGTCTTCGATAGTTGGATAAATCAACATGGAGTTGCTGAAAATAAAACCATGTCAAAATGGAGCCTAGAGGCTCCTTCAGACATTGACTATACAGTTTATCCCCTCCTTGCTCTGTTGAAGTTGCCGAAAATATAACCATAACAAGAGGTGCCTTTCCTTTGTCTTCTGtgatgatattaattttatgtacaTGCTATGTAATGATGACTGCACATtgtatttatgttataaatattcatgttgtttatGTGTCTTTCTTCATTCAGGCTGAATTCACTCTCGAGGAACTTGATTCTCGAAAACATATACTGAATCTTCAAGTATGTGCGATTATGCTTTCGTTCTCATCTTGTTGCCTTTTATGATCGCAGTTGCTTCGTCATATGTGGATTCTTCTTCTTAATCCCATTACTCCtgcatatttttaattgataggCATGACATATAATTACAAAAGTATTGCAAGAATATAATCTATTGCATGAGCTCTGCATTGTCCCTTATTGATTTacacattaattattttcttcaataatgTTAATGATGTGTGCTTTTGTATGCTATACAAAACTGTTAGCAGGTCTATATTGCTTGATGACAATGGAATTTTCGGTTTGCACAAATATACTGCTGGGATCTAAGTGGATGCATCATACAGATAATTTATGCTAGTATGAGATCTTAATTGTTGTTGGTCTAATTGTTATCTGTCAAAACAGAGTGATCCTGATGAAGCGGCTGCAATTTTACCTATGGTGAGTAGGAGAAAGGGTACCCAGCCGAGTTGAGAACAAAACAAAGATGAACAAACTATATCAGACTCATCTCTTATTAAGCTTCTTGTTGCAGAAGATACTTGTAACTTGGAGGTGAAGTGCTTCGAATGCTGTCTTATGTTTTCAGAATCCAGAAAAATAATTGCTTTTGAACTCTTCTAATTCCTCTCTTGATTATGCAGGAGATGGGAACTCCAAGCACAGTAATGTGTGATTTAA is a window of Populus nigra chromosome 10, ddPopNigr1.1, whole genome shotgun sequence DNA encoding:
- the LOC133705660 gene encoding actin-related protein 9-like isoform X4, encoding MWQDYLKTVIPSQLVADRGSNLVVINPGSANIRIGLAPQDAPLNIPHCIARYTNLRPKFNLQDQMLNSQVTTAQHMEREKAYDTIASLLKIPFLDEEVANNSFPRKIGRADGYNPQSGRSVAFQWANVYEQDAGSSLALGTSKSKGITGESVEKHEGTGAEEMCSGNRKFRGHIFGEEALRISPTEPYCLSRPIRRGHFNISQHYPLQQVLEDMHAIWDWILIEKLHIPHSERNMYSAVLVLPETFDNREIKEMLSIALRDLRFSSAVVHQEGLAAVFGNGLSTACIVNMGAQVTSVVCIEDGVALPNTEKTLPFGGEDISRCLLWTQRHHQTWPQVRTDMLTKPIDLLMLNRLKESYCGIKEGELDSVAVVHSYEDGMPAGSHKTRLAALNVCLVPPMGLFYPMLLVPDIYPPPPRSWFHDYENMLEDTLHMEYSRRPDMSDGLFPGISVGYPMWESYPIFSSKPKKEEKVGLAEAITSSILSTGRIDLQRKLFSSIQLIGGVALTAGVIPAVEERFYSQEQIQLLCLGKAEQSLEFLILVVMHGFTGRIGFTMGSIFEVAENTRTLTIFKHKQHVT
- the LOC133705660 gene encoding actin-related protein 9-like isoform X2, coding for MDYLKTVIPSQLVADRGSNLVVINPGSANIRIGLAPQDAPLNIPHCIARYTNLRPKFNLQDQMLNSQVTTAQHMEREKAYDTIASLLKIPFLDEEVANNSFPRKIGRADGYNPQSGRSVAFQWANVYEQDAGSSLALGTSKSKGITGESVEKHEGTGAEEMCSGNRKFRGHIFGEEALRISPTEPYCLSRPIRRGHFNISQHYPLQQVLEDMHAIWDWILIEKLHIPHSERNMYSAVLVLPETFDNREIKEMLSIALRDLRFSSAVVHQEGLAAVFGNGLSTACIVNMGAQVTSVVCIEDGVALPNTEKTLPFGGEDISRCLLWTQRHHQTWPQVRTDMLTKPIDLLMLNRLKESYCGIKEGELDSVAVVHSYEDGMPAGSHKTRLAALNVCLVPPMGLFYPMLLVPDIYPPPPRSWFHDYENMLEDTLHMEYSRRPDMSDGLFPGISVGYPMWESYPIFSSKPKKEEKVGLAEAITSSILSTGRIDLQRKLFSSIQLIGGVALTAGVIPAVEERVLHAIPSNEAIDTVEVLQSRTNPTFVPWKGGAILGVLDFGRDAWIYREDWIHNGIHFRSGRKYKDSYYLQAQATCYINS
- the LOC133705660 gene encoding actin-related protein 9-like isoform X1, giving the protein MWQDYLKTVIPSQLVADRGSNLVVINPGSANIRIGLAPQDAPLNIPHCIARYTNLRPKFNLQDQMLNSQVTTAQHMEREKAYDTIASLLKIPFLDEEVANNSFPRKIGRADGYNPQSGRSVAFQWANVYEQDAGSSLALGTSKSKGITGESVEKHEGTGAEEMCSGNRKFRGHIFGEEALRISPTEPYCLSRPIRRGHFNISQHYPLQQVLEDMHAIWDWILIEKLHIPHSERNMYSAVLVLPETFDNREIKEMLSIALRDLRFSSAVVHQEGLAAVFGNGLSTACIVNMGAQVTSVVCIEDGVALPNTEKTLPFGGEDISRCLLWTQRHHQTWPQVRTDMLTKPIDLLMLNRLKESYCGIKEGELDSVAVVHSYEDGMPAGSHKTRLAALNVCLVPPMGLFYPMLLVPDIYPPPPRSWFHDYENMLEDTLHMEYSRRPDMSDGLFPGISVGYPMWESYPIFSSKPKKEEKVGLAEAITSSILSTGRIDLQRKLFSSIQLIGGVALTAGVIPAVEERVLHAIPSNEAIDTVEVLQSRTNPTFVPWKGGAILGVLDFGRDAWIYREDWIHNGIHFRSGRKYKDSYYLQAQATCYINS
- the LOC133704119 gene encoding enoyl-CoA delta isomerase 2, peroxisomal-like codes for the protein MCTLEKTANNIFVLTLTGDNEHRLNPALIGSILSALHEAKAQATSGSVLITTSRGKFFSNGLDLAWAHAAGSKPKAIERLTHMVKLFKPVVAELISLPMPTIAAVNGHAAAAGMVLALSHDYVYMKRDRGVLYMSEVDIGLTLPDYLTALFRAKIGSPSARRDVLLRGAKVRGDEAVRMGIVEGVHDNEERLNEATMRHGIQLASRKWNGEVYKKIRKSLYPELCVVLGLGDAKVIAKL
- the LOC133705660 gene encoding actin-related protein 9-like isoform X3, with amino-acid sequence MWQDYLKTVIPSQLVADRGSNLVVINPGSANIRIGLAPQDAPLNIPHCIARYTNLRPKFNLQDQMLNSQVTTAQHMEREKAYDTIASLLKIPFLDEEVANNSFPRKIGRADGYNPQSGRSVAFQWANVYEQDAGSSLALGTSKSKGITGESVEKHEGTGAEEMCSGNRKFRGHIFGEEALRISPTEPYCLSRPIRRGHFNISQHYPLQQVLEDMHAIWDWILIEKLHIPHSERNMYSAVLVLPETFDNREIKEMLSIALRDLRFSSAVVHQEGLAAVFGNGLSTACIVNMGAQVTSVVCIEDGVALPNTEKTLPFGGEDISRCLLWTQRHHQTWPQVRTDMLTKPIDLLMLNRLKESYCGIKEGELDSVAVVHSYEDGMPAGSHKTRLAALNVPPMGLFYPMLLVPDIYPPPPRSWFHDYENMLEDTLHMEYSRRPDMSDGLFPGISVGYPMWESYPIFSSKPKKEEKVGLAEAITSSILSTGRIDLQRKLFSSIQLIGGVALTAGVIPAVEERVLHAIPSNEAIDTVEVLQSRTNPTFVPWKGGAILGVLDFGRDAWIYREDWIHNGIHFRSGRKYKDSYYLQAQATCYINS